A part of Pirellulaceae bacterium genomic DNA contains:
- a CDS encoding hydrogenase maturation nickel metallochaperone HypA, with protein sequence MHEFSLAQALLRQVGQVHALHPDTEIAAVCVQVGPLSGVEDCLLQSAFQQCTLDEYGRQIELIVERVSLSVECQHCGRSATLEKANFICPHCSSRQLRVTGGDSLILVSVDLHSVSPTGAFS encoded by the coding sequence ATGCACGAATTTTCGCTAGCCCAGGCATTGTTGCGGCAGGTGGGCCAAGTTCATGCACTACACCCCGATACCGAAATTGCTGCTGTGTGTGTTCAGGTCGGACCGCTTTCTGGAGTCGAAGATTGTCTTTTGCAATCCGCATTTCAGCAGTGCACGCTGGACGAATATGGTCGCCAAATCGAGCTGATTGTCGAACGTGTGTCGCTGAGCGTCGAGTGCCAACACTGTGGCCGCTCGGCCACGCTCGAAAAAGCCAATTTTATCTGCCCGCATTGCAGTAGCCGACAGCTGCGCGTTACTGGCGGTGATTCGCTGATACTCGTCAGCGTCGACCTACACTCCGTATCGCCGACAGGAGCCTTCTCATGA
- a CDS encoding hydrogenase maturation protease yields MCDVGKSESGVSPDGDWVVRSEFDRSCELPPHRATCLVVGVGSTHGDDRLGWEVARILAAKPDLSVIVRSAQTPLDLLNWLEGVTDLQVVDACISKGTPGSVRQLKFPNDQLDDFRWAGTHDFDLKATLELAEAVGQLPASVTIWAVQGASFAAQLPPSPQINHWAENVALMIAEHCQLQT; encoded by the coding sequence GTGTGCGACGTCGGCAAATCTGAAAGCGGTGTTTCGCCAGACGGTGATTGGGTAGTTCGTTCTGAATTCGATCGGTCATGTGAATTGCCGCCGCACCGCGCCACTTGTCTGGTGGTCGGCGTTGGCAGCACACATGGCGATGACCGCCTTGGCTGGGAAGTAGCCCGCATACTCGCAGCGAAGCCGGACTTGTCCGTAATCGTTCGCAGCGCCCAAACGCCGCTCGATCTGCTGAACTGGTTAGAGGGAGTTACGGATCTGCAGGTAGTGGATGCCTGTATAAGTAAAGGCACCCCGGGCTCCGTGCGGCAACTAAAATTCCCCAACGATCAATTGGACGATTTTCGCTGGGCAGGTACGCACGATTTTGATTTGAAAGCCACCTTGGAGTTAGCTGAAGCCGTGGGGCAATTACCTGCGTCCGTCACGATCTGGGCCGTGCAGGGCGCCTCCTTCGCGGCACAACTTCCGCCCAGTCCGCAGATCAACCATTGGGCCGAGAATGTGGCCTTGATGATCGCTGAGCATTGCCAGTTACAAACGTAG
- a CDS encoding Ni/Fe hydrogenase subunit alpha has product MTDSSANQRLIRVPVLTRVEGEGALVVKLDGDQVRDVQLAIYEPPRFFEAFLRDRSFEDVADITARICGICPIAYQMTAVQALEAALGVTIQPEIRNLRRLIYCGEWIESHALHIHLLHAPDFFGCASGIELARQFPEQVQRGLRMKKYGNRLLEVLGGRAIHPVNLAVGGFYRLPPRADLLGLIPDFEWGLQAACETARWVAGLPFPDFQGNYDFVALKHPAEYAIIEGRVACSDGLSVPHEEYEQHFDEQHVPHSTALQSRRIPSGREYFVGPLARVNLNRDQLSDTARRVADEIGFTTPCYNPHRSIIARAIELVHAFEEGLRWLKDYCPPPVPRAPHTPGPGGTGCAVTEAPRGLIYHRYQVTDQGRIAFAKIVPPTSQNQAQIEADLRQLLPSIVQQPEAAIALSCEQLVRTYDPCISCSTHFLKLRIERGG; this is encoded by the coding sequence ATGACTGATTCCTCAGCCAACCAGCGATTGATTCGCGTCCCCGTGTTGACGCGCGTCGAGGGCGAAGGCGCTCTAGTTGTCAAGCTAGATGGCGATCAAGTCCGTGACGTGCAGCTCGCCATTTACGAGCCACCACGTTTTTTCGAGGCCTTTCTGCGCGATCGCAGTTTTGAGGATGTAGCCGATATCACCGCCCGGATTTGCGGTATCTGCCCGATCGCCTATCAAATGACCGCCGTCCAGGCGCTGGAGGCAGCGCTAGGCGTGACTATTCAACCCGAGATTCGCAACTTACGGAGGCTGATTTATTGTGGTGAATGGATTGAGAGCCATGCCTTGCATATTCACCTATTACATGCACCGGACTTCTTTGGCTGTGCGAGCGGGATCGAGTTGGCGCGGCAGTTTCCAGAACAAGTCCAACGCGGCCTGCGCATGAAGAAGTATGGCAATCGCTTGCTGGAAGTTTTGGGAGGGCGCGCCATCCATCCGGTCAACTTGGCCGTGGGCGGATTTTACCGTTTGCCGCCCCGCGCTGATCTGCTTGGCCTGATTCCGGATTTTGAGTGGGGCCTGCAAGCCGCCTGTGAAACCGCGCGCTGGGTAGCTGGCCTGCCGTTTCCCGACTTCCAAGGCAACTATGATTTCGTAGCGCTCAAGCATCCCGCCGAATACGCCATTATCGAAGGCCGCGTTGCCTGTTCGGACGGCCTCAGCGTACCGCACGAGGAGTACGAGCAACACTTCGACGAACAACATGTGCCACATTCGACAGCGTTACAGTCGCGTCGAATTCCGTCGGGCCGCGAGTATTTTGTGGGCCCACTGGCTCGAGTCAATCTCAATCGCGATCAGCTTTCGGACACCGCCCGCCGAGTGGCAGACGAAATTGGCTTCACGACGCCGTGTTACAATCCACATCGCAGCATCATCGCTCGTGCGATTGAGCTAGTTCACGCTTTTGAGGAGGGTCTGCGGTGGCTGAAAGACTATTGTCCGCCACCTGTGCCTCGCGCGCCTCATACGCCTGGTCCGGGCGGCACAGGCTGTGCAGTCACCGAAGCCCCACGCGGATTGATCTATCATCGCTACCAGGTCACCGACCAAGGTCGCATCGCCTTTGCCAAAATTGTGCCGCCCACGTCGCAGAATCAAGCTCAGATCGAAGCCGATTTGCGACAATTGTTGCCGTCGATCGTCCAGCAGCCGGAAGCAGCGATTGCGTTGAGTTGCGAACAGCTAGTTAGGACCTATGATCCGTGCATCAGTTGCTCGACGCATTTTTTGAAACTACGTATCGAAAGGGGAGGATAA
- a CDS encoding oxidoreductase, with the protein MPNKPRLAVIKFASCDGCQLTLLDAEDELLSIAEAVHIAHFAEASSHLEPGPYDVALVEGSITTEEDRHRVRRLRADSKYLVTIGACATAGGVQALRNFADHQDFLRAVYAHPSYIQSLATSTPISAHVKVDFELRGCPIDKHQLLEVIASLVAGQRPRTSTESVCQPCKRRGTVCVVVAQGLACLGPVTQAGCGSICPAYDRGCYGCFGPTRQPNMTSQSDHILRPRMPAADAALCLQSFNTYAPAFSQESQRLWNIAGQPKPLHPSLTVDHD; encoded by the coding sequence ATGCCTAACAAGCCCCGACTGGCAGTCATCAAGTTTGCATCCTGCGACGGTTGCCAGCTGACTTTGCTGGATGCCGAGGACGAGTTGTTGTCCATCGCCGAGGCGGTCCACATCGCACACTTTGCCGAAGCGTCCAGCCATCTGGAACCCGGGCCATATGATGTTGCCTTGGTGGAAGGTTCCATCACGACCGAGGAGGATCGACATCGTGTACGAAGGTTGCGAGCCGATTCGAAGTATCTGGTTACGATAGGCGCCTGTGCTACGGCTGGCGGCGTACAGGCGTTGCGCAATTTTGCCGACCACCAAGATTTCTTGCGAGCCGTTTATGCTCACCCCAGCTACATCCAGTCGCTGGCCACATCGACACCCATTTCGGCGCACGTAAAAGTCGATTTCGAACTGCGTGGCTGCCCGATCGACAAACATCAACTGCTGGAAGTGATCGCTTCGTTAGTCGCAGGTCAGCGTCCTCGCACCTCGACCGAAAGCGTGTGCCAGCCTTGCAAGCGGCGCGGTACCGTCTGCGTAGTTGTAGCCCAAGGTCTGGCTTGCCTGGGACCAGTCACGCAAGCTGGCTGTGGCTCAATCTGCCCTGCCTACGACCGAGGTTGTTACGGTTGTTTTGGTCCCACACGGCAGCCCAACATGACCAGTCAGAGCGATCATATCCTCCGCCCGCGAATGCCGGCCGCCGATGCTGCCTTGTGTCTGCAGAGTTTCAATACCTACGCGCCGGCATTTTCTCAGGAAAGCCAGAGGTTGTGGAACATCGCGGGCCAGCCCAAGCCGTTGCACCCTAGCCTGACTGTTGACCATGACTGA
- a CDS encoding FAD/NAD(P)-binding protein codes for MSPVVPHSVSPAHNPWLSQVAVIESIANELDAVATYSLRLLDAGQAAAYRFQPGQFNMLYLPGCGESAISHSGSPASDGSQMIHTIRVVGRVTEAIAQLSIGDQLGVRGPFGTPWPMEACRGRDVVLLSGGIGLAPLRPVIYQLIQHRQDYGRVVLLHGARSPDLLLYAPEIPGWQAHDIDVQTTVDRADAQWQGAVGVVPLLLDRLPLSRPQETMVMACGPEVMMHYSALSALKRGVPESMIWLSIERHMQCAVGLCGHCQVGPQLVCRDGPVFRYDAIKTLMNVRDL; via the coding sequence ATGAGTCCTGTTGTACCCCATTCAGTATCGCCAGCCCATAATCCGTGGCTGTCTCAGGTAGCAGTGATCGAGTCCATTGCGAACGAGCTGGACGCGGTAGCCACCTATAGCCTGCGACTTCTGGACGCCGGCCAGGCTGCCGCCTATCGGTTTCAGCCTGGCCAGTTCAATATGTTGTATCTGCCAGGTTGCGGAGAGTCAGCGATTAGCCACAGCGGATCACCGGCCAGCGACGGTAGTCAGATGATTCACACCATTCGCGTGGTTGGGCGAGTCACCGAGGCGATTGCCCAGCTGTCCATTGGCGATCAATTGGGTGTTCGCGGTCCATTTGGCACGCCCTGGCCCATGGAAGCTTGCCGGGGACGCGATGTGGTATTATTGTCAGGTGGCATCGGACTGGCACCACTCAGACCAGTGATTTATCAATTGATCCAACACCGCCAAGACTACGGTCGCGTGGTGCTGCTGCACGGTGCGAGATCGCCAGACTTGCTGCTGTATGCACCCGAAATTCCTGGCTGGCAAGCTCACGATATCGATGTACAGACCACCGTAGATCGCGCCGATGCTCAGTGGCAGGGAGCGGTGGGGGTGGTACCACTGCTGCTGGATCGCTTGCCTCTGTCGCGACCCCAGGAAACGATGGTCATGGCTTGTGGACCGGAGGTCATGATGCACTACTCGGCGCTGAGCGCCTTAAAACGCGGAGTGCCCGAATCGATGATCTGGCTGTCTATTGAACGCCATATGCAGTGCGCTGTGGGACTATGCGGCCACTGTCAAGTCGGCCCGCAGTTGGTCTGTCGCGATGGACCAGTCTTTCGCTATGACGCGATCAAGACTCTGATGAATGTGAGGGATCTGTAG
- a CDS encoding 4Fe-4S dicluster domain-containing protein — MSPQQSTVAEAGLPHTVWFMSTQELQTLLDVVQAQGYEVVGPRVDQQAIVYDQVDRVDQLPVGWTDVQEPGQYRLQRRDDDAIFGYVVGPHSWKKYLFPPLQQLMTSKKTADGWTMHELPIAERRFALLGVRACELAAIAIQDRVFMNGEYCDPVYSQRRQALLIIAVNCTQAASTCFCTSMNTGPRCTAGFDLALTEIDSGFLVEVATERGQDIARQLPLRAASEHELSAAQAARQRAVDQIQRHMPTEDIHDKLLSRLEHPQWSDVAQRCLGCANCTLVCPTCFCHSVDEVTDLTDQQVVRQRRWDSCFNFDFSHASGGSVRGDIRSRYRQWLTHKLASWIDQFGSSGCVGCGRCITWCPVGIDLTQEVATLCAESTE, encoded by the coding sequence ATGAGTCCACAACAATCGACGGTTGCAGAAGCAGGGCTGCCCCACACCGTTTGGTTCATGAGCACCCAGGAGTTGCAGACTTTGCTGGACGTTGTGCAAGCCCAAGGCTACGAGGTAGTGGGGCCACGTGTGGATCAGCAGGCGATCGTCTACGATCAGGTGGACCGAGTTGACCAATTGCCAGTGGGTTGGACCGATGTGCAAGAGCCCGGCCAATATCGACTCCAGCGGCGCGATGACGACGCTATCTTTGGCTATGTCGTCGGCCCGCATTCTTGGAAAAAATACCTGTTTCCTCCCCTTCAGCAGTTGATGACCTCCAAGAAGACGGCTGATGGCTGGACCATGCATGAACTACCGATTGCGGAGCGGCGCTTTGCGCTGTTGGGTGTTCGTGCCTGCGAACTGGCGGCGATTGCTATCCAAGATCGAGTGTTCATGAACGGGGAGTATTGCGACCCGGTCTACAGTCAGCGGCGACAGGCACTGCTCATCATTGCTGTCAACTGTACTCAGGCTGCCTCTACCTGCTTCTGCACCTCGATGAATACCGGTCCGCGCTGCACAGCAGGCTTTGATCTAGCCCTGACCGAAATTGACTCGGGATTTCTGGTCGAAGTGGCAACGGAGCGGGGACAGGATATTGCCCGTCAACTGCCGCTTCGAGCGGCTAGTGAGCACGAATTATCTGCGGCGCAGGCAGCTCGACAGCGCGCGGTGGATCAAATTCAGCGACACATGCCGACGGAAGACATTCACGACAAACTACTCTCACGGCTGGAACATCCACAATGGTCCGATGTGGCACAGCGCTGTTTGGGCTGTGCCAATTGCACGCTGGTCTGCCCAACTTGCTTTTGCCATTCTGTCGACGAAGTGACCGACTTGACCGATCAGCAGGTGGTTCGCCAACGCCGTTGGGATTCGTGTTTCAATTTTGACTTTAGCCATGCCAGCGGCGGTTCGGTTCGCGGTGATATTCGCTCACGCTATCGCCAGTGGTTGACTCACAAGTTGGCATCGTGGATTGATCAATTTGGTTCATCAGGCTGCGTCGGCTGCGGTCGCTGCATTACTTGGTGTCCGGTCGGTATCGACTTGACTCAAGAAGTAGCCACTCTGTGTGCGGAGTCCACGGAATGA
- a CDS encoding cyclic nucleotide-binding domain-containing protein yields MHNKFRERMDKTIFGEHLSPQNLSLLAAQATAIDLDQGQYLFREGQSNHYVYVMLEGQVDLLMSVPGRGAQRILSLGDGDLVAWSAVLAAGTMTCSAVCVRPARLLALDCHTLQDLMGDNPQLGYEFMKAVATALAKRLLATRLQLLDLFVTSSVGA; encoded by the coding sequence GTGCATAACAAATTCCGCGAGCGAATGGACAAAACGATTTTTGGCGAGCACTTATCGCCACAGAATCTCAGCCTATTGGCGGCACAGGCCACGGCAATCGACTTGGACCAAGGTCAGTATCTGTTTCGCGAAGGCCAGTCGAATCATTATGTCTACGTCATGCTGGAAGGACAGGTCGACCTGTTGATGTCGGTGCCAGGCCGAGGTGCTCAGCGCATATTGAGTCTAGGCGATGGCGACTTGGTTGCGTGGTCGGCGGTGCTAGCCGCAGGTACTATGACCTGCTCGGCTGTCTGTGTGCGACCTGCCAGGTTATTGGCGCTGGATTGTCATACGCTGCAAGATTTGATGGGCGACAATCCTCAGCTCGGCTACGAATTCATGAAGGCCGTGGCCACCGCACTGGCCAAGCGGCTGCTGGCTACGCGGCTGCAGTTGCTGGACCTGTTTGTGACCAGCTCGGTAGGCGCCTAG